The Gemmatimonadaceae bacterium genome has a segment encoding these proteins:
- a CDS encoding DUF58 domain-containing protein: MTSLQPTASTRLIDPTVLARIGDLELVARVVVEGMINGLHRSPHLGSSMDFAEHRAYMPGDDIRRIDWKLFARSDRHFIKEFEADTNTNFTVLVDTSPSMYYGGSTENGVTRSLSKLDYARYLAACLVYLASTQRDRVGLVTFDREIREFVPPSAKHLNIVLHTLDRLGNAPMPTDVGGGASPNGDRIRPPVLAEVTRRIGESFRRRSIVLLISDLYEEPKAVLDALAYIRGKGNDVIVFHLLDRRELEFPFTDSANFVDLETGERMPVIPDYLRAQYRALVAEHVASLGRVLGENRVDYALFDTSKPLDHALFRFLSNRERMRQARMTSRA; the protein is encoded by the coding sequence ATGACTTCCCTTCAACCCACTGCCTCCACTCGGCTGATCGATCCGACCGTGCTTGCACGGATCGGCGATCTCGAGTTGGTCGCACGCGTTGTCGTCGAGGGGATGATCAACGGGCTGCATCGCTCGCCGCATCTCGGGTCATCGATGGATTTCGCCGAGCATCGCGCGTACATGCCTGGAGACGACATCCGGCGCATCGACTGGAAGCTGTTCGCGCGAAGCGATCGGCACTTCATCAAGGAGTTCGAGGCGGACACGAATACCAACTTCACGGTGCTCGTGGATACGTCGCCGTCCATGTACTACGGCGGCTCGACCGAGAATGGAGTGACGCGATCGTTGAGCAAGCTCGATTACGCGCGATATCTCGCCGCCTGTCTCGTGTATCTCGCGAGCACGCAGCGCGATCGTGTCGGGCTCGTAACCTTCGATCGTGAGATCCGCGAGTTCGTGCCTCCTTCCGCGAAGCATCTGAATATCGTTTTGCATACGCTCGACCGGTTAGGGAACGCGCCGATGCCGACCGATGTCGGCGGTGGCGCGTCGCCTAACGGCGATCGAATCAGGCCGCCGGTACTGGCCGAGGTCACTCGGCGCATCGGCGAATCCTTCCGGCGACGCTCGATCGTGCTCCTGATCTCCGATCTCTATGAGGAGCCCAAAGCCGTGCTCGATGCGCTCGCGTACATACGGGGCAAGGGGAACGACGTGATCGTGTTCCATTTGCTCGATCGCCGCGAGCTCGAGTTTCCATTCACCGACAGCGCGAACTTCGTGGATCTCGAGACGGGCGAGCGGATGCCGGTCATTCCCGATTATCTCCGCGCGCAGTACCGCGCACTCGTCGCCGAGCACGTCGCGAGTCTGGGCCGCGTGCTCGGTGAAAATCGCGTCGACTACGCGCTCTTCGATACGAGCAAGCCTCTGGATCATGCACTGTTTCGTTTTCTCTCGAACCGCGAGCGGATGCGGCAAGCACGAATGACGTCGAGGGCTTAG
- a CDS encoding DUF4175 family protein yields the protein MESTHPLPSDSTRLTGVVHGVRDRWRLKRALRGASIVVAAAFVLLAGSAFILAKLHDGGTALTVARVIVLFIVAALAIVFVVVPMLPVRRPSDRRVALYLEEHAPSLDAAVLTAVELQELEANREKADAVRARRPVSPTLLTHLTRIALERVHTIDDGRHVDERELHLSAGILAGVAGVALLVTLLGPATMRHGMGLMLVPWDRAHAAEAYAISAEPGNITVARGGDLLIAAQLRGFQSDEVDLLVRQKDSTTWQRLTMALDSVGKFAGRYTFRLFDIAAPMDYVIESNGVRSPGYHIDVADVPYTKKLGLDYRFPSYTGLVPQAVEEGGDIAAVKGTQVRVRVTTTVPARGGRLIVERGEHTDTVPLAPQTDGTLGGSLRVDAAGFYKVELTAQDGRIFPGSLDYTIDALPDRPPTIVFTKPGRDEKVLNVDEVYAEVQADDDYGVQKLELVYSVNGGAEKTEPLYNATRRTPQMTAAHTFSLEDFKLQPGDVVSYYARATDNDAVSGAKTATTDIYFLQVRPFEQEYKQDQGGGGGGGGGSDDAGQLSEQERQIIAGTFNTMRDQASKQTKDLQEDLSTLRVSQQKLRGQAEELARRIVDRGIAARDSNFAKIAEILNKATPIMDTAEKHLADGNAQTALAPEQRALQQLQRAEAVFRNVRVSMGGGGGGGGASSQRAQDLADLFELNRDKLRNQYESVQRGREQQQQSDQQIDETADKLKRLAARMQQENERAQRKADSLGQRMGASGSSGGAAQRQMAQEAEEAARQLERLAREKAEQQRQESGNGSQQNNSSSSSSSSARSSQSSSASSPAQQREQRALEEAARRLRDAADAMRRSASGSTSSQQAATDAAAAQQRIDEARRLLEEQRSGRLERDVQDVLQSAKDLGRQEQQVGSDVGKLWENANAQQRAQQLQSLTERKGQMADQLRDLKSRMDKLSLDSRRENKEAANGLAEASKTIRDRKTEEKIRNSQGAMRYAGPDYTKTLESAIGNDLNDLQQRLEQVAAAARNGEGKSSEQASQSQALDRARDLVRGMQSLDERMRNSQSGKEQGQQANGQQSRNGQQAQTGQQQNGQQGQNGQQARGGQQDQNGQQNGQQNGQQNGQRGAQGQQPGQPGGSAQGGMRGGQNGGGRPGTETSGAAGPPEGQSLGQYGREMRERLSDAQALRRDLQRQGIDTRELDRAITDMQSLSNDRILADERSAADLRAQTLENLKAFEFSLRKKLGESDENRVLLGRTGDVPASFKQYVEEYYKSLAKKP from the coding sequence ATGGAATCCACACATCCGCTGCCAAGCGATAGCACCCGCCTAACGGGCGTCGTGCACGGCGTGCGCGATCGATGGCGGCTGAAGCGGGCGCTGCGCGGCGCGAGCATTGTCGTCGCCGCGGCCTTTGTTCTGCTTGCCGGCTCCGCGTTCATCCTCGCGAAGCTGCACGATGGCGGCACGGCACTCACGGTCGCGCGCGTCATCGTGTTGTTCATCGTTGCGGCGCTGGCCATCGTGTTCGTTGTCGTGCCGATGCTCCCTGTGCGCCGACCGAGTGATCGCCGCGTTGCGCTGTACCTCGAGGAGCATGCGCCCTCGCTCGACGCCGCGGTGCTCACCGCGGTCGAGCTGCAGGAGCTCGAGGCCAATCGGGAAAAAGCAGACGCGGTGCGCGCGCGCCGGCCCGTTTCCCCCACGTTGTTGACGCACCTCACCCGCATCGCGCTCGAGCGCGTGCACACGATCGACGACGGACGCCATGTCGACGAGCGGGAGTTGCACCTCAGCGCCGGCATCCTTGCGGGCGTCGCCGGCGTCGCGTTGCTCGTGACGCTGCTCGGCCCCGCGACAATGCGTCACGGCATGGGGCTCATGCTCGTGCCGTGGGATCGCGCGCACGCCGCCGAGGCGTACGCGATCAGCGCCGAGCCGGGAAACATCACGGTCGCTCGCGGCGGCGATTTGTTGATCGCGGCGCAGTTGCGCGGCTTCCAGTCCGACGAGGTCGACCTGCTCGTTAGGCAGAAGGATTCCACGACCTGGCAGCGCCTGACGATGGCGCTCGACAGCGTCGGCAAGTTCGCCGGCCGCTACACCTTCCGGTTGTTCGACATCGCCGCGCCGATGGACTACGTCATCGAATCGAACGGCGTCCGGTCCCCGGGCTATCACATCGACGTCGCCGACGTCCCCTACACCAAGAAGCTGGGGCTCGACTATCGCTTTCCGTCGTATACGGGCCTGGTGCCGCAGGCGGTCGAAGAGGGCGGCGACATTGCCGCCGTGAAGGGTACGCAGGTTCGCGTCCGGGTGACGACGACGGTGCCCGCTCGCGGTGGGCGGCTGATCGTCGAACGGGGCGAGCACACCGATACCGTTCCGCTCGCGCCGCAGACCGACGGAACCCTCGGCGGGTCTTTGCGCGTGGACGCGGCCGGGTTCTACAAGGTCGAGCTCACCGCCCAGGATGGCCGCATTTTCCCGGGTTCGCTCGACTACACGATCGACGCGCTGCCCGATCGTCCGCCGACGATCGTCTTCACCAAGCCGGGCCGTGACGAGAAAGTACTAAACGTCGACGAGGTATACGCGGAGGTCCAGGCGGACGACGATTACGGCGTGCAGAAGCTCGAGCTCGTGTATTCGGTCAACGGCGGGGCCGAGAAGACCGAGCCGCTCTACAACGCAACGCGACGCACGCCGCAGATGACGGCTGCCCACACCTTCTCGCTCGAGGATTTCAAGCTCCAGCCGGGGGACGTCGTGTCGTACTACGCGCGAGCGACCGACAACGACGCGGTGAGCGGCGCGAAAACCGCCACGACGGACATTTACTTCCTCCAGGTGCGTCCCTTCGAGCAGGAGTACAAGCAGGATCAAGGCGGCGGCGGCGGTGGCGGTGGTGGCAGTGACGACGCCGGCCAACTGTCGGAGCAGGAGCGCCAGATCATCGCGGGCACGTTCAACACGATGCGCGATCAGGCGTCGAAGCAGACGAAGGACCTCCAGGAAGACCTGTCGACGCTGCGCGTCTCGCAACAGAAGCTGCGCGGTCAGGCCGAGGAGCTCGCGCGACGCATCGTCGATCGTGGCATTGCCGCGCGCGACAGCAACTTCGCGAAGATCGCCGAGATCCTGAACAAGGCAACGCCAATCATGGACACGGCCGAGAAGCATCTCGCCGACGGCAACGCGCAGACGGCGCTCGCGCCCGAGCAGCGCGCGCTCCAGCAGCTGCAGCGCGCCGAGGCGGTGTTCCGGAATGTGCGCGTGAGCATGGGCGGTGGTGGTGGTGGTGGTGGAGCGAGCTCACAACGTGCGCAGGATCTTGCGGATCTGTTCGAGCTGAATCGTGATAAGTTGCGAAACCAGTACGAGAGCGTGCAGCGCGGTCGCGAGCAGCAGCAGCAGTCGGATCAACAGATCGACGAAACGGCGGACAAGCTCAAGCGGCTCGCGGCGCGAATGCAGCAGGAGAACGAACGGGCGCAGCGAAAAGCCGACAGCCTCGGTCAACGCATGGGCGCGTCCGGCTCGTCGGGCGGCGCAGCGCAGCGTCAGATGGCACAGGAAGCAGAGGAGGCCGCGCGGCAGCTCGAGCGTCTCGCGCGTGAAAAGGCGGAACAGCAGCGCCAGGAAAGCGGGAACGGGTCCCAACAGAACAATTCATCATCGTCGTCCTCATCCTCCGCGCGCTCGAGTCAGTCGTCGTCGGCCAGCTCACCAGCGCAGCAGCGAGAGCAGCGCGCGCTCGAGGAGGCGGCGCGTCGCTTGCGAGACGCGGCGGACGCAATGCGCCGATCGGCGAGCGGGAGCACCTCGTCCCAGCAAGCGGCGACCGACGCGGCCGCGGCGCAGCAGCGAATCGACGAGGCGCGTCGATTACTCGAGGAGCAGCGCTCGGGTCGTCTCGAGCGCGACGTCCAGGACGTGCTGCAGAGCGCGAAGGATCTCGGGCGTCAGGAGCAGCAGGTCGGCAGTGACGTCGGCAAGCTGTGGGAGAATGCAAATGCGCAACAGCGCGCGCAGCAGCTGCAGTCGCTGACGGAGCGAAAGGGTCAGATGGCCGATCAGCTGCGCGATCTCAAGTCGCGCATGGACAAACTCTCGCTCGATTCGCGTCGCGAGAACAAGGAGGCTGCGAACGGCCTTGCCGAGGCGTCGAAGACGATACGCGATCGCAAGACGGAGGAAAAGATTCGCAACTCGCAAGGCGCGATGCGTTACGCCGGTCCGGACTATACCAAAACGCTCGAGTCGGCGATTGGGAACGACCTCAACGACCTCCAGCAACGTCTCGAGCAGGTAGCGGCGGCAGCGCGCAACGGCGAAGGCAAATCGAGCGAGCAGGCGTCGCAATCGCAGGCGCTCGACCGCGCGCGCGATCTCGTACGCGGGATGCAGTCACTCGATGAGCGAATGCGAAACTCGCAATCAGGGAAAGAGCAGGGGCAGCAGGCGAACGGGCAGCAGTCCCGGAATGGCCAACAGGCCCAGACCGGCCAGCAGCAGAATGGCCAGCAAGGGCAGAATGGGCAGCAGGCGCGAGGCGGCCAGCAGGACCAGAACGGTCAACAGAATGGGCAACAGAACGGGCAGCAAAATGGCCAGCGAGGCGCGCAGGGCCAGCAGCCCGGTCAGCCCGGTGGGTCGGCGCAAGGCGGGATGCGCGGCGGGCAGAATGGCGGCGGCCGTCCTGGTACCGAGACCTCGGGCGCGGCGGGACCGCCCGAGGGTCAATCGTTAGGCCAGTACGGTCGCGAGATGCGCGAGCGGCTCTCCGACGCGCAGGCGCTGCGCCGCGATCTGCAGCGCCAGGGGATCGACACGCGCGAGCTCGATCGCGCGATCACCGACATGCAGTCGCTGAGCAACGATCGCATTCTCGCCGACGAACGCTCCGCGGCCGATCTCCGCGCGCAGACGCTCGAGAATCTCAAGGCGTTCGAGTTCTCGCTGCGCAAGAAGCTTGGGGAGAGCGACGAGAATCGCGTGCTCCTCGGCCGCACCGGCGATGTGCCGGCGTCGTTCAAGCAATATGTGGAGGAGTACTACAAATCGTTGGCGAAGAAGCCCTAA
- a CDS encoding pyridoxal-phosphate dependent enzyme, whose protein sequence is MTTPTLAASTLDEIVAARARIEGTALRTPLVRLYVDAPTDIWLKLECLQPIGSFKLRGATNAMRRLSEDAPERLSAGVYTASAGNMAQGVAWGARALGIACTVVVPDTAPSTKLAAIERLGARIDKRPFDAWWRVIAEHGDPHLPGTFIHPFADNDVMAGNATIALEIQEDLPNAGAILVPYGGGGLACGIAAGVRAAWPSRAPRVYACEVDSASPLDVALRTGQPATASYVPSFVDGIGSKRVADEMWPLVRSLLEGAIVVPVRAVADAVRLVVERARVVAEGAGAAAVAAALTGQVKTGPIVCIVSGGNIDLGKLSAILRGELP, encoded by the coding sequence ATGACGACGCCGACGCTCGCCGCCAGTACGCTCGACGAGATCGTCGCCGCACGGGCGAGGATCGAAGGCACCGCCCTGCGCACTCCGCTCGTGCGTCTCTACGTCGACGCGCCCACCGACATCTGGCTCAAGCTCGAGTGTCTTCAGCCGATCGGATCGTTCAAGCTTCGCGGCGCAACGAACGCGATGCGCCGGCTGAGCGAAGACGCACCGGAGCGCCTGTCGGCGGGTGTCTACACGGCGAGCGCGGGGAATATGGCGCAGGGCGTCGCGTGGGGGGCTCGTGCGTTAGGCATCGCGTGTACCGTCGTTGTTCCCGATACGGCGCCTTCGACGAAGCTCGCCGCAATCGAGCGACTTGGCGCACGGATCGACAAGCGGCCGTTCGACGCGTGGTGGCGAGTCATTGCCGAGCACGGGGATCCGCATCTTCCGGGGACGTTCATTCATCCCTTCGCGGACAACGATGTGATGGCCGGCAATGCCACAATCGCGCTCGAGATCCAGGAGGATCTGCCTAACGCTGGGGCGATCCTCGTGCCGTACGGCGGCGGGGGGCTGGCCTGCGGCATCGCCGCGGGCGTCCGCGCCGCCTGGCCGTCGCGTGCGCCGCGTGTGTACGCGTGCGAAGTCGACAGCGCCTCGCCACTCGATGTGGCGCTACGCACGGGACAACCGGCAACGGCGTCCTACGTGCCGAGCTTCGTCGATGGCATCGGCTCGAAGCGCGTCGCCGACGAGATGTGGCCCCTGGTGCGGTCACTGCTCGAGGGCGCCATCGTGGTTCCGGTGCGCGCCGTGGCCGATGCGGTTAGGCTAGTCGTGGAGCGGGCGCGAGTCGTGGCCGAGGGCGCCGGCGCGGCGGCCGTCGCCGCGGCGCTCACAGGTCAGGTGAAGACTGGCCCGATCGTGTGCATCGTGTCGGGTGGAAACATCGACCTCGGAAAGCTCAGCGCGATCCTGCGGGGCGAGTTGCCCTGA
- a CDS encoding ornithine cyclodeaminase family protein, giving the protein MADNGHAGLVVLDRNDVTRLLPMDECVDVMAAALATVAQGNAILPLRPMIRLPDSPNIFALMPAYLGEPKSVGVKVLTVFPVNHGTAIDAHQGAVLLFEADHGRLLAILDATTVTAIRTAAVSAVATRLLAREDAEDLAILGAGTQGVMHLHAMTVVRPIRRVRVWSRTTAHARNLVQLARERFDLHAEVAASPARAVERSTVVCTTTASPTPVLEGEWVQPGTHINAVGACIPTTRELDTEVVRRSRLYVDRRESALAEPGDILMPLHEGAITTDHIVAEIGQLLLEGGDRLGRRSEHEITLFKSLGLAVEDLAAAHHVYQKAAANGVGNWIVLGGAREDTHAELHA; this is encoded by the coding sequence ATGGCTGACAATGGACATGCGGGTCTGGTCGTTCTCGACAGGAACGATGTCACGCGACTCCTTCCGATGGACGAATGCGTCGATGTCATGGCCGCGGCGCTCGCGACGGTCGCGCAGGGGAACGCGATTCTGCCGCTCCGACCGATGATCCGGCTTCCGGATTCACCGAACATTTTCGCTCTCATGCCGGCGTACCTCGGTGAGCCGAAATCGGTCGGCGTGAAGGTGCTGACGGTCTTTCCCGTCAACCACGGCACGGCCATCGATGCGCACCAAGGCGCCGTGCTGCTCTTCGAGGCCGATCACGGGCGCTTGCTGGCGATCCTCGACGCGACGACGGTAACGGCAATTCGTACCGCGGCCGTCTCCGCGGTTGCGACGCGTCTGCTCGCGCGGGAGGACGCCGAGGATCTCGCGATCCTCGGCGCCGGAACGCAGGGCGTGATGCATCTGCACGCGATGACAGTCGTTAGGCCAATTCGCCGCGTGCGCGTCTGGAGTCGCACGACCGCGCATGCGCGCAATCTCGTGCAGCTCGCGCGCGAGCGGTTCGATCTGCACGCCGAGGTGGCGGCGTCGCCGGCGCGCGCCGTCGAGCGCTCGACGGTCGTGTGCACGACGACCGCGTCGCCGACGCCCGTGCTCGAGGGCGAGTGGGTCCAGCCGGGCACACACATCAACGCCGTCGGCGCCTGCATTCCGACGACGCGCGAGCTCGATACCGAGGTCGTCCGCCGGTCGCGGCTGTACGTCGATCGACGCGAATCCGCGCTCGCCGAGCCGGGCGATATTCTCATGCCACTCCACGAGGGCGCGATCACGACGGACCACATCGTCGCCGAGATCGGGCAACTCCTGCTCGAGGGCGGCGACCGCCTCGGCCGCCGCAGCGAGCACGAGATTACACTCTTCAAATCACTCGGACTGGCCGTCGAAGATCTCGCTGCAGCGCATCACGTGTATCAGAAGGCGGCGGCGAACGGCGTCGGCAACTGGATCGTTCTGGGCGGTGCCCGTGAGGATACCCACGCGGAGCTCCACGCATGA
- a CDS encoding DUF2911 domain-containing protein: MTGAFAFLALGACSAKAQPGRRSKRGTVTQSVNSTEISIRYYRPVLRGRLPFPDIVSWGRTWTPGADSATRLETTGPLEVEGKALPAGKYSLWVIPEEKDAWTVIFNRTADAFHMSYDEGQDALHVEVRATTVAQSVETLEFSFPFVDADSAVMQLQWGTFVVPLHIHAR; this comes from the coding sequence ATGACAGGGGCCTTCGCATTCCTCGCGTTAGGTGCCTGCTCGGCGAAAGCGCAGCCTGGCCGCCGAAGCAAGCGCGGAACGGTCACGCAATCGGTGAACAGCACCGAGATCAGCATTCGCTACTATCGCCCCGTCCTGCGTGGCCGCCTCCCCTTCCCCGACATCGTGAGCTGGGGCCGCACGTGGACGCCCGGCGCCGACAGTGCGACGCGGCTCGAGACGACTGGCCCACTCGAGGTCGAGGGGAAGGCGCTCCCGGCAGGGAAGTACAGCCTCTGGGTGATCCCCGAGGAGAAAGACGCCTGGACCGTAATCTTCAACCGGACTGCCGACGCCTTCCACATGTCGTACGACGAAGGCCAGGACGCGCTCCATGTGGAAGTGCGGGCGACCACCGTTGCGCAATCGGTCGAGACGCTCGAGTTCTCCTTTCCCTTCGTCGACGCCGACTCGGCCGTGATGCAACTGCAGTGGGGCACCTTCGTAGTGCCGCTGCACATCCATGCACGATAG
- a CDS encoding BatA domain-containing protein, with amino-acid sequence MSFLAPLFLAGLGALSIPVLIHLINRERREVVPFPSLMFLQRIPYRSVRRQKLRHLLLLTLRCLALAIVVMAFARPFIRREGAVRAAGAGARELVVLVDRSYSMGAGDHWSRAQTAARRAVASLGATDRATIVAFDDDAAAVTPPTHDVATLDAAIGALRPSSEATRYAPPLKLASQILAGSNLPRREVVLITDFQRLGWTVRDEISFPAGTTITNVDVAAGDSGLANAAVADVNIQRSEGVRDRATIAARLTNTAAAALDNVDATLELNGRVAETKRVAIPAHGASQVRFAPIAIPSGTSTGLVRLVVPATNTRADQLGADDKYYFTIAPEAGVSVLLVEPSAPRANQSLYVTRALAIGDRPSFRIDVRKTGGLAPADLDGRSLIIFDEVPPPVGDGAARLRDFINSGGGVLIVAGDQLPANAWQGEWTNDLPGPIGAVVDRAGDAGGTLAWIDYDHPVFDVFNAPRSGDFATARFLRYRRLTVRADSGTKRAGGVADSASGLHVLARFDDGAPALVEHRVGRGKVLVWGSTLDSYWNDLALQPVFLPFVQQVAKYAGRYSGARSWFTAGEVLDLSRHAELSGASQRAGQGAIVVEAPSGAKTRLPSSNEGLVPLHEQGFYEIRPEGAGRGMGQRLAVNLDPAEANLARIDPEELKASVLAGGNVGASTGAIAADAPSREDTERRQTIWWYLLALAGVLLATETLMSNRLSRRSA; translated from the coding sequence GTGTCGTTCCTGGCTCCTCTCTTTCTCGCTGGCCTTGGCGCCCTCTCCATCCCGGTATTGATCCACCTGATCAACCGGGAGCGGCGCGAAGTCGTGCCGTTCCCGTCGTTGATGTTCCTGCAACGTATTCCGTATCGATCGGTGCGCCGACAGAAGCTGCGCCACCTTCTGCTGCTCACGCTGCGCTGCCTTGCGCTCGCGATCGTAGTCATGGCCTTTGCACGTCCCTTCATTCGGCGGGAGGGCGCGGTGCGCGCCGCAGGCGCGGGAGCGCGTGAGCTCGTCGTCCTCGTCGACCGGTCGTACAGCATGGGCGCCGGCGATCATTGGTCGCGCGCACAGACGGCGGCGCGGCGTGCCGTGGCGTCGCTCGGCGCGACCGACCGGGCAACGATCGTCGCTTTCGACGACGATGCGGCCGCCGTCACGCCGCCGACGCACGACGTCGCGACGCTCGATGCCGCCATCGGTGCGTTGCGCCCGAGCTCGGAGGCGACTCGTTATGCACCACCACTCAAGCTCGCCTCGCAGATCCTCGCCGGATCGAATCTGCCGCGCCGCGAAGTCGTGCTGATCACCGATTTCCAGCGGTTGGGCTGGACGGTGCGCGACGAGATCTCCTTTCCCGCTGGAACGACAATCACCAACGTCGACGTCGCCGCCGGTGACTCCGGGCTCGCAAATGCCGCCGTCGCCGACGTCAACATTCAGCGCAGTGAAGGCGTGCGCGACCGTGCAACCATCGCCGCACGCCTAACGAACACCGCCGCCGCCGCGCTCGACAACGTCGACGCAACGCTCGAGCTCAACGGTCGCGTCGCCGAGACGAAGCGGGTCGCGATTCCGGCTCACGGGGCGAGCCAGGTGCGATTCGCGCCGATCGCGATTCCGAGTGGCACGTCGACCGGACTCGTGCGCCTCGTCGTGCCGGCGACGAACACGCGCGCCGACCAACTCGGCGCCGACGATAAGTACTATTTCACCATCGCGCCGGAGGCAGGCGTGTCGGTGCTTCTCGTCGAGCCCTCGGCGCCGCGCGCGAATCAGAGCCTCTATGTGACGCGCGCGCTCGCCATCGGCGATCGGCCGTCATTCCGCATCGACGTGAGGAAGACCGGCGGCCTCGCCCCGGCCGATCTCGACGGACGCTCCCTGATCATCTTCGACGAGGTGCCGCCACCGGTCGGCGACGGCGCGGCGCGGCTCCGTGACTTCATCAATAGCGGTGGCGGCGTGTTGATCGTCGCCGGCGACCAATTGCCGGCGAACGCGTGGCAGGGCGAGTGGACCAACGATCTGCCTGGCCCGATCGGCGCGGTGGTCGACCGTGCCGGCGACGCCGGCGGCACGCTCGCGTGGATCGACTACGATCATCCCGTGTTCGACGTCTTCAATGCCCCGCGCTCCGGCGACTTCGCCACCGCGCGCTTCCTGCGCTACCGTCGCCTAACGGTTCGCGCCGACAGCGGGACAAAGCGCGCCGGTGGCGTGGCTGACTCGGCCTCCGGATTGCACGTGCTGGCCCGCTTCGACGACGGCGCGCCGGCGCTCGTCGAGCATCGCGTCGGCCGCGGGAAAGTATTGGTATGGGGATCGACGCTCGACAGCTACTGGAATGATCTTGCGCTGCAGCCTGTCTTTCTCCCATTCGTTCAGCAGGTCGCGAAGTACGCCGGCCGATACAGCGGCGCGCGGTCCTGGTTCACGGCTGGTGAGGTATTGGATCTCTCGCGGCACGCCGAACTGTCCGGCGCGAGCCAGAGAGCTGGCCAGGGCGCGATCGTGGTCGAAGCGCCCTCGGGTGCCAAGACGCGATTGCCGTCGTCTAACGAAGGGCTGGTGCCGTTGCACGAGCAGGGCTTTTACGAGATTCGTCCGGAGGGTGCGGGGCGTGGCATGGGACAGCGGCTGGCCGTCAATCTCGATCCCGCGGAAGCGAATCTTGCACGCATCGATCCCGAGGAGTTGAAAGCGTCGGTTCTGGCCGGTGGAAACGTAGGCGCCTCGACCGGTGCAATCGCCGCCGATGCGCCGAGCCGCGAAGATACGGAGCGCCGACAAACGATCTGGTGGTATCTGCTCGCGCTCGCCGGCGTATTACTCGCGACCGAGACGTTGATGTCGAATCGATTGTCGAGACGAAGTGCATGA
- a CDS encoding thioesterase family protein gives MHDSSPFELARAVRESDLDDRAHVNNVVYVRWVQDAAAAHWAVLAPERSRDDLAWVALRHEIDYHSPAVLGDEVTVRTWVGVAHGLSFERFTEIRRTDDGRLLASARTLWCPVDARTGKPQRVSAEVRARCSVPASDGDRYG, from the coding sequence ATGCACGATAGCAGTCCTTTTGAGCTCGCACGCGCCGTCAGAGAATCAGATCTCGACGATCGCGCGCACGTCAACAACGTCGTCTACGTCCGATGGGTGCAGGACGCAGCCGCGGCGCACTGGGCGGTGCTCGCACCCGAACGCAGCCGAGACGATCTCGCCTGGGTCGCGCTCCGCCACGAGATCGATTATCACAGTCCCGCCGTGCTCGGTGACGAGGTCACCGTCCGCACGTGGGTCGGTGTCGCGCACGGGCTCAGCTTCGAGCGATTCACGGAAATTCGCCGCACAGACGATGGACGACTCCTCGCGAGCGCGCGAACATTGTGGTGTCCGGTGGACGCACGGACCGGCAAGCCACAGCGTGTGAGCGCCGAAGTTCGCGCGCGCTGCTCGGTGCCGGCGTCCGATGGAGATCGTTATGGCTGA